CATCTTGTATTATTCTTTATTTTATACATTGCAATTGCTCGTCCGATGCTATTTTGCTAAATCAGTGTTTTCTACATGTTGAAGGAGGCCTACTCAACCCCCATCTTCCCACTCGATATTCTCGCTGAGAGACCTCCAGTGAAGAAGTTTGAATGGGTAAGTAATCATTCCGCTGCATTAAACATTCTAGTTTATCTTTCTTTCTGATACTGATATTTGGATGCTATTTCTGGTGCTTACCCCCACGTGTGGAAAATCCGGATTTCTCTCCTCCTATGTTCAGGCTAAGGtaatttctttctttccttaAGTTTCAGTCAATTTTCCTTGTCCATCTAAATAAGCTGCTCAAAAACATTTCTAGCATTCGTTTGATGGTAACAATTTGTTATCCATGTGCAGAGGCTTGTGGCGAAATATGGGTCACTGGTTTCTGTTGTCTCGTTCGTTGGTGTGTTTATCTACCTGGTGGCGAGCCCGTCGAAGAGCAGCTCAAAAGCAAGCAAGAAGAGACGTTGATCTACTCGTAGGTCGTCGTTGCCAGTGTTGCTGGCTGTTTTGCGTGGAGGAACTCTTGATCGGTTGAGCTGAACGAAAGCTTTGAAGTTTAGATTTACTCACCCCCACTATGAGTTGTAACGAAATGCACTTCGGTTAGCAAAGTGGACCTGTAATTTTGGTTGGGTACTTGGTTTTTACTTTCAGTTTCATTGTCAGTGACTTGACACAGAGGACCTGTAATTAGGAAAGTTGATTTTGCTTGAAAGAACATTTTGATATGGTTGCCGTGCCCGTGTGTTAATTTGATAGCAAAGCGGTTCTTGGGCAGAAGCTTGGCTGACGAAGGCCATGTGGAGTTGCAAGTGAGCGTAATCCGGACCTCCATTTATCACATTGTACTGTCACGGGCAGGATTGCTTCATGGTAACCTGGAGATTAGAATATCGAGTGCCGGTGGTCATAGCTCCGCCCAATTGATGCCTCGATTACAACATGTACTGCATCGCAATTCGGAAGCAACATCACCTGCTTGGGAATATAATTAAAAAGAGTAAATAAGACGAGATGTTTGGGAGAAATAAGTAATTTTCGTAAGAAtaggaaaagggaaaaaaataagTGTATTaaggaaaatgaaaaaaaaacaagtagaGACGAGCCAGCTCCACCTGGGCCACCATTTAAGCTTTTCTCATTTCTGGGCCCACATATAGAGACCAATACATTCAGCCTGCACTCTACTAACTCACTGCAGGCGGCCCAATACACCTCGACTGTACTCACTCACTGCAGGCGGCCCATCAGGACCAGCCCACTCCTCACTCCCCAAGCCTCTTTGTCTCTCGGACAGACTGATCCCACCACTACCACAGCCGGATCCGACGGTCCAAATCCGCCCCGAGGGCCCGAACCTCCCAATCCAACCGTCCGCCCTAGGGTAAATTGCTCCAAACCCGCCGCGACACACTATATAACTCTCCGTCTTCGCcctcctccaaccctagccgcacAGCGCCCATTCCCGCAtacccctcccgccgccgccgccgccgcgccgccgccggagaagaTGGGTCGCGTCATCCGCGCGCAGCGTAAGGGTGCGGGGTCCGTGTTCAAGTCCCACACCCACCACCGCAAGGGCCCCGCCCGGTTCCGCTCCCTCGACTTCGGCGAGCGCAACGGGTACCTCAAGGGCGTCGTCACCGACGTCATCCACGACCCGGGCCGCGGCGCGCCGCTCGCCAAGGTCACCTTCCGCCACCCGTTCAGGTACAAGCACCAGAAGGAGCTCTTCGTCGCCGCCGAGGGCATGTACACGGGCCAGTTCGTCTACtgcggccgccgcgccacgctcTCCATCGGCAACGTGCTGCCGCTGCGCGGGATCCCCGAGGGAGCCGTCGTCTGCAACGTGGAGCACCacgtcggcgaccgcggcgtCTTCGCCAGGGCCTCCGGGGACTACGCCATCGTCATCAGCCACAACCCGGACAATGGAACCTCCAGGTCAATCCCATCATATTCTGTCTCCATTTTGTTTCGTATCATGAGATCTGCTGTGCTCCTGTTAGCAGTTGGTTCACTAGATCTGATCCGGTGTGCTGTCATAACTTTTTAAGTTAGTATGCATTTGATCGATGGTAATCGAGATGAATACATGTGGATGGCTATTTAGAATAGACATGGTCTTCAATTTAATTCGGCATATGAGATAGTTTCAAGAATACATCCATTTCATGGTGGTTCTAGCAGTTTTAACTTCAGTATTTTGTAACTCCGTCGTTGCATACTGAGAATTTTGGTATCTTTTTAGCCTAGCATGTTGATTCTGTATATCTGATGAGTCTATAATCGGTGTGGTCTGTGAGTTTGATTATTCATGTGTATGCAACGATGTCATAATACTTAAATACTTGCTATTCATCATAATGTAATGTTGATATAACATGCTGAAGATGATTTCAATCACTATGTTTGTATATCTAAGCATCTTGAAGATGTCACTGATTGTCCGTGTTATGTCAGTGTTATGTCCGTTCATGTACCTCGTGTGTTCCTGTTTTATGCAGACATAATCATTCAGTCTTCCTGGATGTAGTGACTCATCATGTTTTGTTCTTGCAGGATCAAGCTCCCCTCTGGTGCCAAGAAGATTGTCCCCAGCAGCTGCCGTGCCATGATCGGTCAGGTTGCTGGTGGAGGCAGGACTGAGAAGCCCATGCTGAAGGCTGGTAACGCCTACCACAAGTACCGCGTGAAGAGGAACTGCTGGCCTAAGGTGCGTGGTGTGGCCATGAACCCTGTGGAGCATCCCCACGGAGGAGGTAACCACCAGCACATTGGTCACGCCTCCACAGTCCGCCGTGATGCTCCCCCCGGCCAGAAGGTCGGTCTCATCGCTGCCAGGAGGACTGGACGTCTCAGGGGCCAGgctgctgccaccgccgccaagTCCGACAAGGCCACGTAGAGTTATCATCGTTTATCTATATCTGCTGCCTCTAGATGATTAAAGGACGTGTTCCAGTATGGATGTGTTATTGCCTGGTACTCTGGTGAACCATTGTGTCAGTTTTCATGGTTGCTGTCTGAATTTTGTGTTATGCCTAAAGAAGTTTTTGCTCGGATATTTTGTGCTAAATGTTATGGGTTTGCTAGGCATGGTACTTCAGATACAATACCTGTTCTGATCCTTGCTTATGTTGCTGTTATATTTTGGTTTATCGAGAGTTTAGAATTGATGAACGCGCTTTGTATTGCGGAGCCGTATCAGTTTGATATAGGCCATTGTGCTAGTGTTGCAGAAGATCCAATATTAACTCATTGAACGAGCCGAACTGTCGTACCACATAGCTGATAGCTGTAAGCTCAAGACAGGTGAATAGATTTCATCCACTGGCGTTCCATTTCAGTTTTCAGAGCAATCAGAGCAACAGGATGCCCCGTCTGCTTGAAGTTGTTGCTGGCTGCAGCTCATATAATCATTGTGCCGCTAATCTTCAGTTCTTCAATGTCCGGCAACTTAAAAAACAGAGTCTCTATTCCATAGGTAACATTTCAAGTAGCACTTATCCTCAGGGCTGGTGTGGAATTGATGAAACAGGTTCTCAGCTCCATGGGGATTAAGGCAGCCGTATTTGGAAGGAATTTGGTGAAACTGGCTTGCGTGCTGAAGTTTCGGCAGCTATCGGGTCTCTGCATATATACTGTATTTTGCTTCTGAAATACTTTCTGCGAGGTCCTCGTGTTCATGCAGAATTGTGAATGATACAGTTCATGTTACCATTCCTGCTGAGTGCTGACCCGAAAATTCAGAGGCAGTTTCTACCCGGAGTTTGCGCATAACAGCTTGCCAACGCGAAGCAAAATCCAGGCAAGAGGAATGGATACTGATACTAGATGCCCAATGTATTGTAGATGTGATGAAGATGGTGGGCACTTGCTTCTAAATGCAAATATGTGCGGACACGGCCAGTATTGATGGAG
The nucleotide sequence above comes from Panicum virgatum strain AP13 chromosome 3K, P.virgatum_v5, whole genome shotgun sequence. Encoded proteins:
- the LOC120699836 gene encoding 60S ribosomal protein L8, translated to MGRVIRAQRKGAGSVFKSHTHHRKGPARFRSLDFGERNGYLKGVVTDVIHDPGRGAPLAKVTFRHPFRYKHQKELFVAAEGMYTGQFVYCGRRATLSIGNVLPLRGIPEGAVVCNVEHHVGDRGVFARASGDYAIVISHNPDNGTSRIKLPSGAKKIVPSSCRAMIGQVAGGGRTEKPMLKAGNAYHKYRVKRNCWPKVRGVAMNPVEHPHGGGNHQHIGHASTVRRDAPPGQKVGLIAARRTGRLRGQAAATAAKSDKAT